In Prunus dulcis chromosome 1, ALMONDv2, whole genome shotgun sequence, the following are encoded in one genomic region:
- the LOC117619983 gene encoding COP9 signalosome complex subunit 8-like has product MDFSLLSEALNSKSYEKVADICDEHMLQVAAEGVAFQDDWPYAIHLLGHIYAGDINSMRFLWKSMPATVKEGNPEVIAAWKIGQKLWVRDYGGVYEAIRGYDWSQEAQGLVAAFSDLYTKNMFQLLQSAYSTISIQDTALFLGMSEDDATTFVQQQGWAVDPASQMLTVKKQPIVTEQKLDARKLQNLTEYVFHLEH; this is encoded by the exons AtggatttctctctcttatcaGAGGCCTTGAACTCCAAATCGTATGAAAAGGTCGCCGATATCTGTGACGAACACATGCTTCAG GTCGCAGCCGAGGGCGTTGCTTTTCAGGACGACTGGCCCTACGCCATTCATCTTCTCGGTCACATTTACGCTGGTGATat TAATAGCATGCGGTTTCTTTGGAAATCAATGCCTGCCACAGTCAAAGAGGGTAATCCAGAAGTCATTGCTGCTTGGAAAATTGGCCAGAAATTGTGGGTGCGAGACTATGGGGGTGTGTATGAAGCTATTCGTGGATATGACTGGAGTCAGGAAGCTCAAGGTCTAGTTGCAGCCTTTTCAG ATCTTTACACAAAGAATATGTTTCAGCTCCTGCAGTCTGCCTATTCTACAATAAGCATCCAAGATACAGCTCTCTTCCTTGGAATGAGCGAGGATGATGCCACAACTT TTGTACAACAGCAAGGTTGGGCTGTGGACCCTGCTTCTCAAATGCTTACTGTGAAGAAGCAGCCCATTGTTACTGAGCAGAAACTGGATGCCAGAAAATTGCAGAACTTGACAGAATATGTATTCCATCTAGAGCATTGA